The Chiloscyllium plagiosum isolate BGI_BamShark_2017 chromosome 28, ASM401019v2, whole genome shotgun sequence genome includes a region encoding these proteins:
- the LOC122563943 gene encoding mucin-5AC-like, with protein MKAIQLITLALLADSLGGTITINSLPTMGSEETNSDTSTSFHNSSNSIQPWLNTTTSTITNAPSSDLPSDTSFLTNTPSTTSQFTSEVSSEVQSIQSATSPPTSHLTTKHESTKSTLMTTITSKSTTKQLNNGTAARIIAYIIGGALLLMLIIICVLLLRKRCAKRPSEDQSWAGTCPSPTEMDLHAFEVNDNNVAPTKRPSLTTFLSKKSKRESLLDHQSMQESEGVVNTSSPEIEEKLIEPEVKVENETAKDIQPSETHNQDFKPPNPLEAQTSVNDHEPAASSPATDTDGPAPAQEVPELDQSISFPHPPDDFLDFVNNSDNPPPLLELQV; from the coding sequence ATGAAAGCAATTCAATTGATTACCCTGGCACTACTCGCAGACAGCCTTGGGGGCACAATCACAATCAACTCTCTGCCAACAATGGGTTCAGAAGAAACAAATTCAGACACATCAACTTCATTTCATAACTCAAGTAATTCTATACAGCCCTGGTTAAACACAACTACATCAACCATAACAAATGCACCTTCAAGTGATCTCCCTAGCGACACTTCTTTCTTAACCAATACACCTTCTACCACTTCACAGTTCACATCAGAAGTTTCAAGTGAAGTACAATCAATTCAGAGTGCCACCTCTCCACCAACTTCACACTTGACGACAAAACATGAGAGCACCAAGTCAACCTTGATGACAACAATCACCAGCAAGTCAACCACTAAACAGCTAAATAATGGGACTGCAGCACGAATTATCGCTTACATCATTGGTGGCGCATTGCTGCTAATGTTGATCATAATATGTGTCCTTTTGCTGAGGAAAAGATGTGCAAAAAGGCCTTCAGAGGACCAGTCATGGGCAGGAACCTGTCCAAGTCCCACTGAAatggatctacatgcatttgaggtTAATGATAACAATGTTGCTCCAACAAAACGCCCCTCACTCACCACCTTCTTGTCTAAAAAATCAAAACGCGAATCCTTACTTGATCATCAAAGCATGCAAGAGTCTGAAGGAGTTGTCAATACTTCTTCGCCTGAGATTGAAGAAAAGCTCATTGAGCCTGAAGTCAAAGTAGAAAATGAAACTGCAAAAGACATTCAACCAAGTGAAACACATAACCAAGATTTTAAACCACCAAATCCTCTTGAAGCACAAACTTCAGTGAATGATCATGAACCAGCTGCTTCATCACCTGCAACAGATACAGACGgtcctgccccagctcaggaggTTCCCGAGTTAGATCAAAGTATCTCCTTTCCCCATCCTCCAGATGATTTTCTGGATTTTGTAAACAATTCTGATAATCCACCACCATTGTTGGAGCTACAAGTCTAA